Genomic DNA from Hordeum vulgare subsp. vulgare chromosome 2H, MorexV3_pseudomolecules_assembly, whole genome shotgun sequence:
GTGCTTATCTAAGTCTAACtcgatatgcatcttctatgtcaAACAAATTTACATATCTTTCCGTGTAGTGATCTAATCCGCACCTGTTGCAGAATCTGGGAAAATCGATCCAGGAAGAGTACCTAAAAGTCGTTCAGAGCAGGATTTTCACAGGTCAGGAGCTGAACCTGGTTCAACTTTCTTCATTTTATTTCTGGGTGTTCAAAACTTGTGTATGAATGGCCTTGCGCTACCCATTTTTTCTGAGAATTCTGAACCTTGTGCCTGGAACAGTCACCGGAGTAAGGCTCTCTGACGAGGTAAGCATCATGCTACCTGTAATACTACCCTATGTAGAGGGACgtaacatgcatacatacattggTTTTCCCATCTCACTGCTATGGCCTATGGCACAAAACATAAGCAGGTGCTTCGCGTAATCGACACCAACAGTATCGTGCAGATGTTTGAAAACAGAGTTCATGGAATAGGTCCAGAGCAGGTCCGTTTCGAAAAGCACGTTCCATTTCACTAGTTAACCAGTAGTAATTCTAATCACCCAGCTAACGGCTCGATTTCGTCTTCGGAAAACTTGGGCCTGCTTTGGTGCACAGGTCGGCGCCGTAGGGGAGGAGATCAAGGAGCGGCGTGATGCGGCCATGGATCTCGGCAAGAAGACTGTTGAGTTGCAAAAGGTAAGTACAGTAGTCTTTTCTTCGTTATAGGCCGCAACAGCTTTCGCCAAAATGTTTTCCTTGAGAAAGGTGTCATAGCTCTCTTTCCTTGATGGCAATCGTGTTTCGTTGGCAGAATTTCAGGGAGATGCTGGGGCTTGTCAAAGCGCAAGAGAAAATGGTCAAGGCAATGCATCAGGTCGGTTGGCCTGCAGGTCTCATTTACTTGATCGATATATATGTATCTAGGTTGGCCTGGGAGCTAGCTAATGCTTGCTGCTGAAAAATGTGGTGCCAGGTTCAGAATGCTGTGATCCGTGCACGATCTACCGCCAAGGAGCAGCGCCTGCGCGCCGAGATGGCCCGTGCACAATCCAGTGCCGAGGAGCTGCGCGACGAGGTGGCGAAGAATAAGCTGCTCACGGAACTGGTTGTGATCGGCCTCTTGTTGCTTTTATGCATCATCGTGATTAATCTAGCATAGCAATCTCCGGCTGACCACTTACGGCGTAGTACCTCTTCCTACTTGCATGGCAGATAGCTTAGATTCTACGTACTCCGTAGAATTTTATATCGAGGGACTGCTGTAATAATGTTAAGTTGTCAAACTATCATTTAGTATGCCTTATTTCATGACTTCCGTGGGAGTAATTTATTGTATGCCATCATTGCATGTATGTGAGTAGTTTTCTCAGGCTGTGAATATATATGCCACAACCAGCTGCTCCACTGTCGTACATATAGCTCCCGCACGTGTTTAACTTGGTCCACCCAGCCGGCTGCCGCTGCCATTTTAGGGTGCGTTTGGTTGCAGGGACATGCTAGGGTGGTTGAGGGCATCCCCAACCACCTGGTTAGGGATGGCCATTTTTTGTTTGGTTGAAAGGGTGGTGTTATTTCATGTTTTGTTTGGTTTGAGGGATATAAATGAAGGATAAGGGTGCGACCTCGGCAATACGGAGGAAGGAGGGGATCGGCTGGTGACAGAGGAAGGGGAGGACCGGCGAcacggaggaaggagaggatcgGCCGGCTATGCAGAGGTAGGAGAGGAGCGGCCGGCGGCGCGGAGGTGGGAGAGGAGCGGCCGGAGgcgcggaggaaggagaggagcggccGGCGGCGCGAACGTAGGAGAGGAGCGGCCGGTGGCGTGGAGGTGGGAGAGGAGCGGCCGGCGGTGCGGAGGTAGGAGAGGAGCGACCAGCGGtgtggaggaaggagaggagcggccGACGGCGCGGAGGTGGGAGAGGAGCGGCCGACggcggggaggaaggagaggagctgcCGGCGGCGCCAAGGTAGGAGAGGAGCGGTCGGCGACGCGGAGGGTGGAGAGGAGCGGCCGGCGGcacggaggaaggagaggagcgacCGGCGGtgcggaggaaggagaggagcggccGACCAGTGAACACAGCGCGCGGGGTGGATGCCCCCACCGTTTTGGGCGGTTGACCCCATCCTTGTTTTGAGGGAATATTTTTGGCATCTGGCTCCCGTGTCCTCCCTCGCCTCGGATCCAAACATGTGGCATCCCTCTCATAGAAGGGATATCCCTGTCCCTCAAAGGATATCGCTCCAACCAAACGCACCCTTAGCTTATCACGGTCCTGTACAACTAAGAGCATCTGACCCCGATAAAAGGGTTGAACCCATAAAATAACCGTAAAAATACAGGTTGGGATGAGAAACGCTGTCAGATCGGATCCTGTAACCGTGTCTGACCCGTAATTTTTTTGCGGGGCGCGCCAAAATGCGCACCCCAACCCGCGAAAACGCAGATTCTCCCCCCGACCCGCCAATGCGGTGTATATATCTAGAAGTAGTTGGTTGGTGGAAGATTTCACCCGTGCTTTTTCCCCCACTCAGTGCCACCGGTTCCGGCCACACCAGTCGTCGGGATCACGCCGATGGGCCGCCGCAGGCCCTAGATCGACCTCCCCCACGCCCTCGTGGCACGACCCACCGAAAAGCTACACATAGGAGCTGTTTTATTGCGACCGCCGGATTTGGCTTTTCTGGCCACCGGCGACTGCGCCACAACCATGGATTGGTCGGGGAGCACCTCGCATAGCCCCGGCAAAGCTCCAGCACCGCATGAAGGTACTGGTTCATCCTCTAGTCGTCGACGTCGGTTTGCCGGCAAGGACTCTTCTGGCCGTCGCCCGGGCTCGGTGGTCGCGCAGCGGCTCGCCGGCTTGCTGATGTCGCTCGTACAGTGCGACGACTGCCTAGAAATAGTGTTGCGGCTCACATCCAACACACGGCAGCACCTCAGATGGGTATTCTTCAAATGCAAAAACGACGGGGTATGCTCCTCTTCCTCTTCGGCTCTATCAACTGATTTGGTTAAATTATGGTAGCTTATTGAGGTCTTCATCTGTGTAGGAAGGTGGATGCTTATTTTGGTATTgggaagaagaatacatcgatATATTGATAaaaagaaacttaatagatgttccactagtggggacggggcctttagccccggcccgtaaggggctttagtcccggttcaccaaccgggactaaaggggcgggactaaaggcataaccttttcgtcccggtcctcttacacgccggggctaaaggtgctccacgtgcgcGCCTCGTAgcaccccaggggcaggccctttagtcccggttcgttacacggtccgagactaaagattttcagattttgctggcttttaggtttttttttgaatgaaattattttggggttttagggttttagggtttaggtgttcaggagattaacgtgatgcctcgtttggggttcgggaattagtttttatataatttaaaatagaaataattatgcatatatatatatatatataagattaacttatcttacaagcgatcatatatatacaattatatggagatctgaattatcgggactagagcccgtctattcgattacatggacgaacatgagtaatggcccttagctacactaaatcgtcctttgtcttctatagcttccatcctcagaaatcccgcaagctcctctgcaacagcaatcgcgcgttgctctggtaggaccttcgtcctcatggtcgtgtgctatataagaagaggagatgaatatgaatatcaatcatgataacaaagaatgacgggtaaaaatagaggtgtgaatgttcattgcttacgtcgaatctgtgatccttgaactcagaggtaaacgtgcgaatggtctcgcaaacatagtatccgcatagatgcgttccccgtggctgctggtcgcactttacgagaatagaatatatataatcaaaataataatctagcatcataaatgtattgaaaattaatagaagtatatcatactactacttacctgagccgctctaaaggtcagcttctcaggaaagttaccgggagtcacgcacttgaaccgattccaaaccctgcccgacaaggataatgattttctaagtttttcattaatttatatatcagaaaatcatcgaaagagaccgatagagcgcaagaatgattaaaattacccttggagcatgtcctgcatgctttggaactgttccaagggtctcgataatgggtcgaaggcatcaactcttcccttatcaatttgaatgtccaacagaatccaatggaagctgcacatgtatatatatatatatatatatatatatatatatatatatatgtgtgtgtgtgtgtgtgtgtgtgtgtgtgtgtgtgtgtgtgcgtgtgtgtgtgtgtgtgtgtgtgagtaacttatcaattacacttataagtgaatggacacaacagagtaaagaccctcacctgaagttgtatggaaacagtacgtggtcacagaaattttgatctcttagaaaccttagaaggttttcctccgtctccttgggataattagttagcgtcgctatatgtattttatctggatcaataaacccaatatttaggatgctcttacttttacactccagaatcttcattctgcataatagagtacaagttatatatagacaatgaattgaaataactaaacaagttatatgtagacaacgaattgaaaaacttacagagaatagcaactcataagcgatttgttgagggcgtcgccattgtacatctggaagagttcctcaaagtcgatatggattttttcggagcggccgtagtactcccatgGGACACTCAGcatgatcatcgttctcccattctttgattcacttaagtaccatttatgcaagtaacgcatatttgttgagagatcatctttgctgaccaaaggctctcccatgacaaactgtcgcttaggggctaccacagccttgggtatcctgtcgtcttgggaagccagcaaattttcaaccaagataccacattcatccgccaactcctttgctttttcaaaagcttgcccctgcaccggaggcggAACATTcttggttaacaccttgaggggtgggatcgactgtttggcctgttgtccaagctgaggaacgtctgattttttcttgcttgtagttgaacttgatttgctcccacttgcacttgcatgtgacctgctctttttcacttccttctgcaatgtgcgtgtatagtcatcaggcttatagtgtaagtcatactgtgatggagtggttatgaactcttttgcccatgctatgttcttctcggtgtatttcgggcggagctcgggttccttccttttcatatgcgcatcatgctgttcctttgctatcctggcgttttcctcgtgggtacgatcataaggtctgataggaagattagcatgagctacctttgggaggggcgacggtttgcgctttggggggctccgtcccttagaaatcatcgacgaagcgttcttgctggcacgcttccgcttagtatcatgtgcgggcggcggtggagacggacgacccaagtccggcggcggtgatcgagatggactcgtgttgtgctggccgacgtcatgtggagggcttggaggtaatggaggtgtaggtgacctgcgacgactcggaggcggtgttgtccttggggccgagcctggaagcttgatgtagttcttgtcccataggatgactccacacagtacttctccgagtgtcctctcatcttcgggtccagctatgtcgagctccatatcattaaaccccgtcatgatttcgtccaccccgactttagcaaagccagctggaatctcacggccatgccagcgtgcatcagggccagaaggtaaagcttgtccgacggccaccttcatggatatgttcttgaatttttgatggagttcacatgatgttgactccttgattccatccacggggtagccgggagcgccctctatcattcttcgttcatcgtcgggcggggcctcagattcagccacgctgcttttccgcttagatgggggccGGTGATATCAACtgtaggatcttcctggcgcggtactcctctaagctcatcaatctgcttctgttgctcgttaatcctggcaagcaactggttgaacttgtcattctcctcatcctgctgccgcttctttgctctctctcgacttctgtaagtgtcttggtctctggcaaacccaagccaccacgggtaagaaggaccgaagcctcgcgttcgtcctccatgttcgtcattgccgaggaccagtgtgagcaaatatttatccctatctgcagtgaactttctttgtccctccttaatttctttcactatccttttccaattctccctgggtatcctaagattgtcattgcagatgaggtcccctgttgtttcgccgTACGACCCACcaagcgcaaggaaccaatttcttgctctcaattcccactcatcacggagtggttcagatacgacgcctttatctatcagatcttgctctttcttatcccactttgggatggcagtctcatagccccctggccccagcttgtggtgatatttcttcttgtgggcatttatcttgttcttttctaataattcctgggcatcttctgactccttgtactcttgaaatgccttccagtgattcgcgtgcttggctagatacccctcgaacactggcactttctgtgtcttcagatagtttttccatagcttcttcttctagctacggaacagttcggccatcttcttcagagtccactgcttgactttggcccttagtttgtctgcggcgtcttcattctcacattctggcaggttgaaatgtgacatgagatcattccaaagattatctttgtacctttcggcgacatagtcactatcggctgcccctttgcgcttgttccactcccgaacgctgatcgggacgtgatccctaacgagaactccgcattgcttcttgaatgtgtcagcagcattcttaggaagcttgggttcgcccgtaggaaatatcacctcaaatgtgtaatgcgtccgtgcatccaactttctagtcgggcctcgtttcgtagttttgctcgatatggaggcctaagagggagaaacattcgtcaaatgaatgtatatgtatacaatatagagctatctccaatatttttcacatattacaagtgattgtcgaacttcatatgtatacctcgccggacttctcctcttcaccggcttctccatcagtggagctatcaccttctccgtcattggacctatctcctgccccatcagcttcatcttcgtgtcgctcgacctccattccaacgtcctggtttagatatgacgacggagattcagctggttcaacgtcggggccgtctttgattatatcttccagaagttcttcctcttcgaggttc
This window encodes:
- the LOC123429893 gene encoding putative syntaxin-131; protein product: MSNLPTAMGGERDIELGLPNTNTTAAYTLHHLLQDTRQFATMLDSTAKMLHKLKEANKELKSAAESAAVKQIKGRMEKDMDEVGNMARIMKEKLNRIFQGVLIPVLNNMSTGHAYPGLISLMIMDPATLSKFTAVKIKLKERKKDLENLGKSIQEEYLKVVQSRIFTVTGVRLSDEVLRVIDTNSIVQMFENRVHGIGPEQVGAVGEEIKERRDAAMDLGKKTVELQKNFREMLGLVKAQEKMVKAMHQVQNAVIRARSTAKEQRLRAEMARAQSSAEELRDEVAKNKLLTELVVIGLLLLLCIIVINLA